Proteins from one Macrobrachium rosenbergii isolate ZJJX-2024 chromosome 14, ASM4041242v1, whole genome shotgun sequence genomic window:
- the LOC136845611 gene encoding LOW QUALITY PROTEIN: uncharacterized protein (The sequence of the model RefSeq protein was modified relative to this genomic sequence to represent the inferred CDS: inserted 1 base in 1 codon), whose translation MSYQQSVSGLKGGEPCISEHLVDYVTDGTTLCSAQYKEKLPKICKVCSDVAKSYHFGGLSCDSCKAFFRRTVQSESWDTFLCVTGGNCEITPSKRSCQACRYELCRKIGMDPSLVMTMSDRKALMYRKLERKKQQLLENYKQMDLQHRVTEPTGRQDTVSASISSHHEASMEWNHWNSDDNIEISSTEVRTDMDSCTIEDVDDCLIIETLSGKNREKIKGLQKIMQTALTFPEFPKHYYEEDADVTEHLFFVFCKGMGKFFSLVPEFRDLDDNDRGVLLKDAVAKSIFVFGAHQFQEVHECWPRKLLSPFCTFPTISLATTEKFIDDADTFQKMKTFMRKYXYIFDDEVVTLLSLMIGAFDTDLMSLTDLPKVVNYKEIYVQLLEDYVHYRNASISVTSFSLELWDCFAEVKDLKECFQKGTTKEKKDKSSKEKDEACFASSLNDLGEDPKMPPKKAFSERIKAKESLHSTERCLTNEFREKKMKTTISVDLAQSENNEQTTEEDDIIITSENLQKTYFTVTQDHNYQKPRARLPPKESHYNNRFQVSEEEVQILPSDSMNRVFLQSATQSQQMKRAITSNISGAVTFMDDHLQPEDYWVPNGRFPTICSMQTSPAVLVPIAPQGNPCSPMPQSIQVGYPSHCGSQVDLSKVYRTNVYDTELYSPKNPQMYSSTNERPATRELRQEPEFTSLENTSSHAEIFQSLAVNGTPVQVPVGRLRGAFEQLRAHHNRYPDHTSIASEMYTSQEQGFPPSSCEPARLSLNRILQDAHARPQKSRQSPMSDICNNLNHLSTQDDHQLVEAVQDVLPPHLVKHLINRLSNGR comes from the exons ATGAGCTACCAGCAGAGCGTGAGTGGCCTAAAAGGAGGGGAACCATGTATCTCTGAGCATCTTGTCGACTATGTGACGGACGGGACGACGCTGTGCTCCGCCCAGTACAAGGAGAAACTGCCAAAG ATATGCAAGGTTTGCAGTGACGTTGCCAAAAGCTATCACTTTGGAGGCCTGAGCTGTGATTCCTGCAAGGCCTTCTTCAGGAGGACAGTTCAGAGCGAATCGTGGGATACCTTTCTTTGCGTCACAGGGGGCAACTGCGAGATTACCCCAAGCAAGAGAAGCTGCCAGGCGTGTAG GTATGAGTTATGTAGAAAAATTGGAATGGACCCTTCCCTCGTGATGACCATGAGCGACAGAAAAGCTCTGATGTATCGgaaacttgaaaggaaaaaacAGCAGCTACTAGAAAATTACAAACAGATGGACCTCCAGCACAGAGTTACTGAGCCAACAGGGCGCCAAGATACTGTTTCTGCATCGATTAGCAGTCATCATGAGGCCAGTATGGAGTGGAATCACTGGAACAGTGACGACAACATAGAAATTTCAAGTACTGAAGTTAGGACAGATATGGACAGCTGTACAATAGAGGACGTTGATGACTGCCTCATCATCGAGACACTTAGTGGAAAAAATCGGGAAAAAATCAAGGGTCTCCAGAAAATCATGCAGACAGCATTAACTTTTCCAGAGTTCCCGAAACACTATTACGAAGAAGACGCTGACGTAACGGAGCACCTCTTCTTTGTATTTTGCAAAGGCATGGGCAAGTTCTTCAGTCTAGTACCAGAATTTCGAGACTTAGACGATAACGACAGGGGTGTTTTACTCAAAGATGCAGTGGCCAAATCGATTTTCGTTTTTGGTGCTCACCAGTTCCAGGAGGTTCATGAATGCTGGCCTCGGAAACTCCTTTCTCCTTTCTGCACATTCCCAACAATATCTTTAGCCACTACAGAGAAGTTTATTGATGACGCAGATacttttcagaagatgaaaacttTCATGagaaagt tgtacatttttgaTGATGAAGTGGTGACCTTGCTAAGCCTGATGATAGGAGCCTTTGATACTGATCTTATGTCACTTACAGATCTGCCAAAAGTAGTAAACTACAAGGAGATTTATGTCCAGCTGCTTGAGGATTACGTTCATTATCGGAATGCATCAATATCTGTAACTTCGTTTTCCTTGGAGCTCTGGGATTGTTTTGCTGAAGTAAAAGATCTGAAGGAGTGTTTCCAAAAAGGCACTACTAAAGAAAAGAAGGAtaaatcatcaaaagaaaaagacGAAGCTTGCTTTGCTAGTTCGCTCAATGACTTGGGCGAGGACCCAAAGATGCCACCCAAAAAGGCATTCTCCGAACGCATCAAGGCTAAAGAGAGTTTACATAGTACGGAAAGATGTCTGACAAATGAATTCAGggaaaagaagatgaagacgacAATCTCTGTGGATCTAGCACAGTCTGAGAATAACGAGCAGACTACAGAAGAGgatgatataataataacttCTGAAAATCTACAGAAAACATATTTCACAGTTACTCAAGATCATAATTATCAGAAACCAAGAGCCCGACTTCCTCCGAAGGAATCACACTATAACAACAGATTTCAAGTATCTGAGGAGGAAGTACAAATATTACCCTCTGATAGCATGAATCGAGTATTTCTGCAATCTGCTACACAATCACAACAAATGAAAAGAGCTATCACATCAAATATATCTGGTGCAGTAACTTTTATGGATGATCACTTGCAACCCGAAGATTACTGGGTACCAAATGGAAGGTTTCCAACAATTTGCTCAATGCAAACGTCGCCAGCAGTGTTAGTTCCCATTGCACCTCAAGGTAATCCATGTTCACCTATGCCACAGAGTATCCAAGTCGGGTATCCAAGTCACTGTGGTTCACAAGTTGATTTGAGCAAAGTATATCGAACAAATGTCTATGATACAGAGCTTTACAGCCCAAAAAACCCCCAGATGTATTCCTCAACCAACGAGAGGCCTGCAACTCGCGAGTTACGACAAGAACCAGAGTTCACATCGCTAGAGAACACGTCTTCTCATGCGGAAATCTTCCAATCTCTTGCTGTAAATGGCACGCCTGTTCAAGTGCCCGTTGGTAGGTTGAGGGGAGCATTCGAACAATTGCGAGCCCATCATAATCGTTACCCAGACCATACGAGCATAGCTTCTGAAATGTATACGAGCCAAGAACAAGGTTTTCCACCTAGTTCCTGTGAGCCTGCCAGGCTTTCCTTGAACAGAATTCTTCAGGATGCACATGCTCGTCCACAGAAGTCAAGACAATCCCCCATGAGTGATATTTGTAACAATCTGAACCATTTGTCGACTCAAGATGACCACCAGTTGGTTGAAGCAGTCCAAGATGTACTGCCTCCCCATTTAGTAAAGCACTTGATCAACAGGCTTAGTAATGGACGGTGA